From a single Lewinella sp. LCG006 genomic region:
- a CDS encoding efflux RND transporter permease subunit, whose translation MNLSSLSIQRPVLAMVFTIVILLFGAIGFSYLGIREYPSVDPPIVTVTTNYTGSSADIMESQITEPLEEEINSVSGINTMSSTSADGRSTIRVEFDLGVNMDNAANDIRDKVSQAIRSLPPDADPPIVQKSDADAQTIFALTVQSGKRSLLELSDIGLNMFKERLQTISGVSEINIWGDKRYAMRLALDPDRLAAFELTPLDVRNALQSQNVELPSGRIEGYRTELTIRTFGRLSTEEEFNDLLIAKRGNTLIRLKDVGQARLSPQNERSLLRGNGGIPMIGIAIQPQPGSNYIEIVDEVKRRVEQIKKDLPEDIELGVALDTTISIRRAIEEVQQTVFIAFGLVVLVIFFFLRNWRTTLIPVLAIPISLIGAFFVMYIADFSINILTLLGVVLATGLVVDDAIVVMENIYAKVEKGEDRVQAAFSGSREIFFAVISTTITLVAVFLPVIFLQGVTGRLFREFGVVVVGSVIISSFVSLSLTPMMCSRILKKGRPKSKLSNWIGDGLKGLGNRYESSLQGFMNHKWLSFVIILASVAMVFGIGRLLPSELAPLEDKGRLRIFSTAPEGTSYEMMDEYIKQIVDMTDTLPEKESLLSVTAPGFGSSNSINSGFVRLTLYPSSQREKSQMQLASELSAKMREYNFARSFVIQEQTIQVGGGGRGLPVQFVVQAPTIKELKEIIPAFMARASESPVFDAVDLDLKFNKPELTVEIDRNKAREMGVQVADIAQTLQLLYSGQRFGYFVKDGKQYFVIGEAIRSARDEPSDIGKITVRNDLGEPVQLDNLVKTSFASSPPQLYRYNRFAAATFSAAPKDGITIGQGIEEMEAIAKDLLDETYSTSLAGTSKEFSESSGSLVFAFLLALILVYLALSGQFESFRDPFTIMLTVPLAIGGAILALWLFGHTLNIFSQIGMIVLVGIVTKNGILIVEFANQRRQDGLGIEAAAVDAAAQRFRPILMTSMATILGAMPIALALGGGSTSRIPMGVAIIGGLVFSLVLTLYVIPVLYTIITSKKDKTLLEDKTV comes from the coding sequence ATGAATCTCTCCTCGTTAAGTATCCAGCGCCCGGTGCTGGCCATGGTGTTTACCATCGTCATCCTCCTTTTTGGAGCCATCGGGTTTAGCTACCTCGGTATCCGGGAATACCCCAGTGTGGATCCGCCGATCGTTACGGTGACGACCAATTACACGGGCTCCAGTGCGGATATTATGGAGTCGCAGATCACCGAACCACTTGAAGAAGAAATCAATAGCGTCAGCGGCATTAATACCATGAGTTCTACCAGTGCCGATGGTCGTAGTACGATACGGGTAGAATTTGACCTGGGCGTCAACATGGACAATGCGGCCAACGATATTCGCGACAAGGTCTCACAAGCCATCCGTAGTTTGCCGCCAGATGCTGATCCTCCGATCGTGCAGAAAAGTGACGCTGATGCGCAAACGATTTTTGCCCTGACGGTACAGAGTGGCAAACGTAGTTTGCTAGAGCTTTCTGATATTGGTCTCAATATGTTCAAAGAGCGCTTGCAGACCATCAGCGGTGTCAGCGAAATCAATATCTGGGGCGACAAACGCTACGCCATGCGCCTCGCCTTGGACCCCGATCGGCTGGCAGCTTTTGAACTTACCCCCTTGGATGTGCGCAATGCCTTGCAATCGCAAAATGTCGAACTACCCAGTGGCCGTATTGAAGGTTACCGCACGGAATTGACCATCCGTACCTTTGGTCGTTTGTCGACCGAGGAGGAATTCAATGATCTGCTTATCGCAAAACGGGGGAATACCTTGATTCGCCTCAAAGACGTAGGGCAAGCCCGCCTCAGCCCACAGAACGAACGCAGCCTTCTGCGCGGTAACGGCGGCATTCCGATGATCGGTATTGCCATCCAACCCCAGCCCGGCTCCAACTACATTGAAATTGTTGATGAAGTCAAACGCCGGGTAGAACAAATCAAAAAAGACCTACCCGAAGATATCGAACTCGGGGTAGCCCTGGATACCACCATCAGCATCCGTCGCGCTATTGAAGAAGTGCAGCAGACCGTTTTCATCGCCTTCGGACTGGTGGTACTGGTGATCTTTTTCTTCTTAAGGAATTGGCGCACAACACTGATCCCGGTATTGGCGATCCCCATTTCTTTGATTGGTGCCTTTTTCGTGATGTACATCGCCGATTTTTCGATCAATATTCTTACGCTGCTGGGCGTAGTTCTCGCTACCGGATTGGTGGTGGATGATGCCATTGTGGTGATGGAAAACATTTACGCCAAGGTAGAAAAGGGCGAGGACAGGGTACAGGCTGCCTTTTCTGGTTCGCGAGAAATATTCTTTGCGGTCATTTCTACCACCATTACCTTGGTTGCGGTGTTTCTGCCGGTAATTTTCCTTCAGGGGGTCACCGGACGCCTCTTCCGTGAGTTTGGTGTAGTGGTGGTAGGTAGTGTGATCATTTCTTCCTTTGTGAGTTTGAGCCTGACTCCGATGATGTGTTCGCGGATTTTGAAAAAAGGTCGCCCCAAGAGCAAGTTGAGCAATTGGATTGGCGATGGCCTGAAAGGTTTGGGCAATCGGTACGAAAGCTCGCTACAGGGCTTTATGAATCACAAATGGCTTTCTTTTGTAATTATTCTGGCTTCGGTGGCCATGGTTTTCGGGATAGGACGTTTACTCCCTTCCGAGTTGGCACCGCTGGAAGACAAGGGCCGTTTGCGCATTTTTTCCACCGCACCGGAGGGGACATCTTACGAGATGATGGATGAGTACATCAAGCAGATTGTGGATATGACGGATACCTTGCCGGAAAAGGAATCCTTACTCTCCGTAACGGCTCCCGGGTTTGGCTCTTCCAACAGTATCAACAGCGGCTTTGTACGGCTGACCTTGTACCCCTCGTCGCAGCGCGAAAAGAGCCAAATGCAGTTGGCCAGCGAACTAAGTGCGAAAATGCGGGAGTATAATTTCGCACGCTCATTTGTGATCCAGGAACAAACCATTCAAGTGGGTGGTGGAGGCCGTGGGCTGCCCGTTCAGTTTGTCGTGCAGGCGCCGACCATTAAGGAGCTGAAAGAAATCATCCCGGCGTTCATGGCCCGGGCCAGTGAAAGTCCGGTTTTCGATGCGGTGGACCTTGATTTGAAATTCAATAAACCGGAACTGACCGTAGAGATTGATCGTAACAAGGCTCGTGAAATGGGCGTACAGGTGGCGGATATTGCTCAAACCTTACAGTTGCTCTACAGCGGACAGCGCTTTGGATATTTTGTTAAAGATGGCAAACAATATTTCGTCATTGGTGAAGCGATCCGTTCAGCGCGTGATGAACCTTCTGATATTGGGAAAATTACGGTCCGTAACGATCTGGGAGAACCCGTGCAGTTGGATAATTTGGTAAAAACCAGTTTTGCCAGCAGCCCTCCGCAGTTGTATCGCTATAATCGGTTTGCGGCAGCTACCTTCTCGGCGGCACCTAAGGATGGCATTACTATAGGGCAAGGCATAGAGGAAATGGAGGCTATTGCTAAGGATTTACTGGATGAGACCTATTCGACCAGCCTGGCCGGCACCTCCAAAGAATTTAGTGAAAGCTCGGGAAGTTTGGTTTTTGCCTTTTTATTGGCCTTGATTTTGGTTTACCTGGCTTTGTCTGGGCAATTTGAAAGTTTCCGCGATCCTTTTACCATCATGCTGACAGTGCCACTGGCCATCGGTGGGGCAATCCTGGCTTTGTGGTTGTTTGGCCATACCCTCAATATTTTTAGCCAGATCGGGATGATTGTCCTTGTAGGCATTGTAACCAAAAATGGTATCCTCATTGTAGAGTTTGCCAACCAGCGCCGCCAGGACGGATTGGGCATCGAAGCGGCAGCGGTAGACGCGGCGGCTCAACGTTTTCGCCCTATCCTCATGACCAGTATGGCTACCATTCTGGGGGCGATGCCTATTGCGCTCGCTTTGGGTGGTGGTTCTACCAGCCGCATCCCAATGGGGGTCGCCATCATTGGTGGACTGGTGTTTTCGCTGGTACTGACCCTTTATGTGATTCCGGTACTTTATACGATCATAACCAGTAAGAAAGACAAGACTTTGCTGGAAGACAAAACGGTATAG
- a CDS encoding aminotransferase class V-fold PLP-dependent enzyme — MNALREQYLALEQFTYLNSCSSGLMSKDLLAFRRNLDEEYQLQGSNFRAGVYDKIKEIKSVAASIFGGHPERTALIPSCSHGINMVLDALANGQKVLHLPGDYPSIVWPFTSRNFVCTTLGTKGPEAYTLETLSAAIESQRIEILAVSAVQYSNGEIIPPATFRVLKDRFPGLLIIVDATQFLGIAPFHFHESGIDVFVASAFKWLCAGYGNGVLFLSEQMEQLLDSQLRGYNTYKQPRQEGTPTLGEYFEPGHQDLLAFQSLCFQIEQHQAIGFDNIQAQIRKVKTYAREMIATETPYAIITSEDPGVASGILSVDAPPPLVKQLNAQQVVCSYNRGLRLGIHFYNNEEDIDRLVGVMRAVTGN; from the coding sequence ATGAATGCGCTACGCGAGCAATACCTTGCTTTAGAACAGTTCACCTACCTCAACTCCTGCTCCTCTGGTCTGATGTCGAAGGACTTATTGGCCTTTCGGCGAAACCTAGACGAGGAGTACCAGCTTCAGGGGAGTAATTTTCGGGCAGGCGTTTACGATAAAATTAAGGAAATCAAATCCGTAGCAGCAAGCATCTTTGGCGGCCATCCGGAGCGAACAGCGCTGATTCCCAGTTGCTCGCACGGCATCAATATGGTGCTGGATGCTTTGGCCAATGGCCAGAAAGTCTTGCACCTACCGGGAGACTACCCCTCGATAGTATGGCCATTTACGAGTAGAAATTTCGTTTGTACAACTTTAGGTACCAAAGGACCTGAGGCCTATACTTTGGAAACGCTTAGCGCAGCCATCGAATCGCAGCGCATTGAAATCCTGGCGGTCAGCGCGGTGCAGTATTCCAATGGGGAGATCATCCCTCCTGCTACCTTTCGGGTACTGAAAGACCGCTTTCCTGGGTTGCTCATCATCGTCGACGCCACGCAGTTTTTGGGCATTGCACCTTTTCATTTTCACGAAAGTGGGATTGATGTATTCGTTGCCAGTGCCTTCAAGTGGCTGTGTGCGGGCTACGGCAACGGCGTTCTTTTTCTCAGTGAACAAATGGAACAGTTGCTCGACTCGCAGCTCAGGGGCTACAATACCTACAAGCAACCGCGCCAGGAAGGTACTCCCACCCTCGGAGAGTATTTTGAGCCCGGCCACCAGGATTTACTGGCTTTCCAGTCGCTGTGCTTTCAAATAGAGCAACATCAGGCTATTGGTTTTGATAATATTCAAGCCCAAATCCGCAAAGTAAAAACCTACGCTCGGGAGATGATCGCGACAGAAACGCCCTACGCCATCATCACTTCAGAAGATCCCGGCGTGGCCTCGGGCATCCTTTCGGTAGATGCACCCCCTCCCTTGGTCAAGCAACTCAATGCGCAGCAAGTCGTATGTTCCTACAACCGAGGGCTGCGCTTGGGGATTCATTTTTATAATAACGAGGAGGATATTGATCGCTTGGTGGGGGTGATGAGGGCAGTAACGGGTAATTGA
- a CDS encoding TolC family protein: MYNFRRLLIAMVFFAAIACPTKGQAQAEQGEIQLSLAQLIERALQENYQIRIVRNTELITANNNTRGNAGMLPEVNITAQRRTSINNSQQQFFTGDSQQANNAKSTATSANLEASWVVFDGLAMFARKDQLAQLQQLSKADTRFFMEQTVADLASTYYQLQQENQLLAAFRESLDVSQERLDFTERSYELGNSNMLDVQLARVDCNTDSALIVNQLAQIQELTIAINRLINRDLVAPIQTTDSIQLNPSLELPTLAASARANNASLNQQQLAELIAISEVDIRKGALFPEVELYSSFGFNRQANEVGFLQSNRSFGPEYGIRVRFNLFTGGREEVQRQNSLIQVQTEQLRTEDLILETEAALQVAYARWQSRVRQTELEQQSLAAAQEALFIAQRQYELGALTNVDFRLIQLNVVNANTRFLQAQLLAKQRELELLRLSGRLLEGGW; this comes from the coding sequence ATGTATAACTTTAGGAGGTTACTAATCGCCATGGTTTTCTTCGCTGCTATTGCTTGTCCTACGAAAGGGCAAGCCCAGGCCGAGCAAGGCGAAATTCAGTTGAGCTTGGCCCAACTCATTGAGCGCGCTTTACAGGAAAACTACCAAATCCGCATCGTTCGCAATACCGAACTGATTACCGCCAACAACAATACGCGGGGCAATGCCGGTATGCTACCGGAAGTGAATATTACTGCCCAGCGCCGTACTTCCATCAACAATTCTCAGCAGCAATTTTTTACGGGAGATTCCCAGCAAGCCAACAACGCCAAGAGTACGGCGACTTCCGCCAATCTGGAAGCCAGCTGGGTGGTTTTTGATGGTCTGGCGATGTTTGCCCGCAAGGATCAACTTGCCCAGCTTCAGCAGTTGAGTAAAGCCGACACCCGGTTCTTTATGGAACAAACGGTCGCGGATCTGGCCAGCACTTACTATCAGCTACAGCAAGAAAATCAGCTGCTTGCTGCCTTTCGGGAATCGCTGGATGTTTCACAGGAACGCCTGGATTTTACGGAACGATCTTATGAGCTGGGGAATTCCAATATGCTCGATGTACAACTCGCTCGTGTAGACTGTAATACCGACAGTGCGCTGATCGTCAATCAATTGGCGCAAATTCAGGAGCTGACCATCGCTATCAATCGCCTGATCAACCGCGACCTGGTAGCCCCCATTCAAACTACTGACAGCATCCAGCTCAACCCCAGCCTCGAACTACCCACGCTGGCGGCAAGTGCCCGTGCCAACAATGCCTCTCTCAACCAACAACAACTGGCTGAGCTTATTGCCATCAGCGAAGTAGATATCCGCAAGGGAGCCTTATTTCCCGAAGTGGAGCTGTACAGCAGCTTTGGCTTTAATCGGCAGGCCAATGAGGTTGGTTTCCTGCAATCCAACCGTAGCTTTGGCCCAGAGTATGGCATCCGCGTCCGCTTCAACCTCTTCACTGGTGGTCGCGAAGAAGTCCAACGCCAGAACAGCCTCATCCAGGTGCAAACCGAACAACTCCGCACCGAAGACCTGATCCTGGAGACGGAAGCCGCATTGCAAGTAGCCTACGCCCGTTGGCAGAGCCGAGTTCGTCAGACCGAACTGGAGCAGCAGAGCCTCGCAGCGGCGCAAGAAGCCCTCTTCATCGCCCAACGCCAATACGAACTCGGTGCTTTGACCAATGTAGATTTTCGCCTCATCCAGCTCAATGTTGTCAATGCCAATACCCGCTTTTTGCAGGCTCAATTGTTGGCCAAACAACGCGAGTTGGAGCTGCTGAGATTGAGTGGGCGATTGTTGGAGGGGGGGTGGTGA
- a CDS encoding efflux RND transporter periplasmic adaptor subunit, translating to MRTINYLLLGFTMLVLGSCKEEAAAIGNGATPAKVMQADYVVLEARPIANKISLTGTLMAGESAMLSAQTSGLITSIHFQEGERVTKGQMLVKLDDRQWVAQRQKLAAQLQTAKTNLTRQEELLKIKGVSQAEVDNAALQVATIEADQQELEVMIDYALIRAPFSGQIGLRSVSPGAYLQVGAPVARLVQLDPLKLEFNVPERYAPQIKKGQAVRFTVAGQDVSYEGTVYASEPVINESTRALRIRARVPNREGKLIAGAFAEVNLTLDSIPDALLLPTEAVIPQLDDQIVYQISGGTIRAVKVKPGVRLPRLLQIQEGLSSGDTVMVAGLLQAEDGMKVAAGKEIVVEKMDN from the coding sequence AGGACAATTAATTATTTACTACTCGGCTTTACCATGCTGGTATTGGGAAGTTGCAAGGAAGAAGCGGCAGCGATTGGCAATGGTGCAACACCTGCTAAAGTGATGCAAGCTGATTACGTTGTGCTGGAGGCCCGCCCGATTGCTAATAAAATTAGCCTCACGGGAACGCTGATGGCCGGTGAATCTGCCATGCTCAGTGCCCAAACATCGGGCTTGATTACCAGCATCCATTTTCAGGAAGGAGAACGTGTAACCAAGGGGCAAATGCTCGTCAAGCTAGACGATCGGCAGTGGGTTGCACAACGGCAAAAGTTAGCGGCCCAACTCCAAACCGCCAAGACCAACCTGACCCGGCAAGAGGAACTCCTCAAAATCAAAGGCGTCAGCCAGGCCGAAGTAGACAATGCTGCCCTACAGGTAGCCACCATCGAAGCAGACCAGCAGGAGCTGGAGGTAATGATCGACTACGCACTCATCCGTGCCCCTTTTAGTGGGCAGATAGGCCTGCGTTCTGTGAGTCCTGGTGCGTATCTGCAAGTGGGTGCACCCGTGGCCCGGCTGGTGCAGCTTGACCCGCTGAAGCTGGAATTCAATGTGCCTGAGCGCTACGCTCCCCAAATAAAAAAAGGCCAGGCCGTACGTTTTACCGTAGCTGGCCAGGATGTTTCCTACGAAGGGACGGTCTACGCGAGCGAGCCCGTCATCAATGAATCCACCCGTGCGCTGCGCATCCGTGCTCGGGTGCCCAACCGGGAGGGTAAGCTCATTGCAGGGGCTTTCGCCGAAGTGAACCTGACTTTAGACAGTATTCCCGATGCGTTACTGCTACCTACCGAGGCGGTAATTCCTCAGTTGGATGATCAGATTGTCTACCAGATTTCAGGGGGGACGATCAGGGCCGTGAAAGTCAAGCCAGGGGTACGCCTGCCCCGTTTGCTACAAATTCAGGAAGGACTGAGTAGCGGCGATACGGTGATGGTCGCAGGCCTCTTACAGGCAGAAGACGGCATGAAAGTGGCGGCAGGAAAAGAAATCGTGGTCGAAAAAATGGATAACTAA